One genomic window of Biomphalaria glabrata chromosome 9, xgBioGlab47.1, whole genome shotgun sequence includes the following:
- the LOC106053326 gene encoding nuclear hormone receptor FTZ-F1 beta-like: MLTMSGRGELGISPVLLQAIAQTLSSHSSTREPPAPPNKDNNRLQAVKSSKNLKISKLSMDSVSSSTSSGLVSHLLQNLNEPISSLIPQSQLSRTLSPSLLPSNTKSDLSLLGISDDLRGSLSSHIKNRQRSMVISGDDLNNLLLKEEPSDDSDQSPSHSNSQNMNSVSSMLSALASQHMQESLSRKNKVGIRPELDSTVDVLTSNNSDVRSQPQIIIYSYINNGNQDMPSPQGSDLVLNDGEGIPDNQTTYRVLFQSPDDSSDNKQLFSSDMNFSCSSSHDVVPVTDAQNTVDGMNQPCPVCGDKVSGYHYGIFTCESCKGFFKRTVQNKKNFVCPKASDCTVNSFNRKKCPACRFKRCLLMGMKLEAIRQDRTRGGRSSYDGCATHLKNRVNPLEKRLQKKSIRLLDEMSSPSHDSDDGSKSHRNLVAILNHTTKQPATNSGTPHIPELLRDIMNLEPLLSDDDLPPETLMEIPFPEQALYSYMMQLAELRLYKLVRWARNLPQFGAISTDDQILLLQNCWSELIALSLCWRSIDTPNQISISSTHHITAEWAQHLGFEDVVIRLLNITDNFRKLFMDQFEYVALKVLLLITPDVKGLKEPKKIREFQDKLTEALLTYTSTHYSHLTDKFGALLLRLPELSRISFMSKDILIKSLPSSMASCGLLVELLKGDNKSESDGSGLKL; the protein is encoded by the exons ATGTTAA CCATGTCTGGCAGGGGTGAGCTGGGAATTTCCCCAGTTCTTCTTCAAGCCATCGCTCAGACTCTATCATCTCACAGCAGCACTCGTGAACCACCTGCTCCTCCTAATAAAGATAACAATCGTTTGCAGGCAGTGAAATcatcaaaaaatttaaaaatttctaaACTGTCAATGGATAGTGTGAGCAGTTCAACATCTAGTGGGCTAGTGTCACATCTGCTTCAGAACCTGAATGAGCCAATATCTTCTCTTATTCCCCAGTCACAGCTTTCCAGAACATTGTCTCCAAGCCTGTTACCATCAAACACTAAGTCAGATTTGTCTTTACTTGGCATTTCAGATGATTTAAGAGGTTCTCTAAGCAGCCATATAAAAAATCGCCAACGCTCTATGGTTATCAGCGGGGATGATTTAAATAACCTGCTGTTAAAAGAAGAGCCTTCGGATGACTCTGATCAATCTCCTTCTCATTCTAACTCTCAAAACATGAACTCTGTCAGCAGCATGCTCAGTGCTCTGGCTTCTCAGCACATGCAGGAATCTCTAAGCAGAAAAAACAAGGTGGGCATCAGGCCGGAACTTGATTCCACAGTAGATGTTTTGACTTCCAACAATAGCGATGTCCGGAGCCAACCCCAGATTATCATCTACAGTTACATCAACAATGGCAATCAAGACATGCCGTCCCCCCAGGGGAGTGATCTAGTTCTTAATGATGGAGAAGGTATACCAGATAACCAGACCACTTACAGAGTGCTTTTCCAGTCCCCGGATGACTCTAGTGACAATAAACAACTGTTCTCATCTGATATGAATTTTTCCTGTTCTTCCTCGCACGATGTGGTTCCTGTGACAGATGCTCAGAATACTGTAGATGGTATGAACCAACCATGCCCTGTGTGTGGGGATAAAGTCTCAG GCTACCATTATGGGATATTCACTTGTGAAAGTTGTAAAGGCTTCTTCAAAAGAACagtgcaaaataaaaagaattttgtttGTCCTAAAGCATCAGATTGCACAGTGAATTCATTCAATCGTAAAAAATGTCCTGCATGTAGGTTTAAAAGATGTCTTCTCATGGGGATGAAATTAGAAG CCATAAGACAAGACCGTACCAGAGGTGGTCGCAGCTCTTATGATGGCTGTGCTACACATCTAAAGAATAGGGTCAACCCCCTAGAAAAAAGGCTGCAGAAAAAATCAATCAGGCTTCTTGATGAAATGTCCAGCCCATCACATGACTCGGACGATGGGTCCAAGTCTCACAGAAATCTGGTGGCCATTCTAAATCATACCACCAAGCAG CCTGCTACAAACTCTGGCACCCCCCACATCCCAGAGCTCCTACGAGACATCATGAATCTGGAGCCACTGCTGAGTGATGATGACTTGCCTCCAGAGACTTTAATGGAGATTCCTTTCCCAGAGCAGGCACTTTACTCCTACATGATGCAGTTGGCTGAACTGAGACTGTATAAGCTTGTACGCTGGGCTAGAAATCTGCCTCAATTTGGTGCCATCTCG ACAGATGATCAGATCCTGCTTCTCCAGAACTGCTGGTCTGAGCTGATAGCCCTGAGTTTGTGTTGGCGTTCTATAGACACACCAAACCAGATCAGTATCTCATCCACCCACCACATCACAGCTGAGTGGGCCCAGCACCTGGGCTTTGAGGATGTGGTCATACGGCTTCTAAACATCACTGACAATTTCCGAAAACTATTTATGGATCAGTTTGAATATGTGGCCTTGAAAGTTTTACTCCTGATTACTCCAG ATGTGAAGGGACTTAAAGAGCCCAAGAAGATAAGAGAGTTCCAAGACAAGTTGACAGAAGCCCTTCTGACCTACACATCCACACATTATTCTCACTTGACAGACAAGTTTGGGGCCTTGCTCTTGAGGCTTCCAGAACTTTCTCGCATCAGTTTCATGAGCAAAGACATCTTGATCAAGAGCCTTCCCTCCAGCATGGCCTCCTGTGGACTCTTAGTGGAGCTGTTGAAGGGAGACAATAAGAGTGAGTCAGATGGATCTGGCTTGAAACTGTGA
- the LOC106053328 gene encoding three-prime repair exonuclease 1-like isoform X1 has translation MLCDFRNYIGHEFPELMDLNFLYAETTGLQSPGNNPRITELCFVALQKDELLSKCREIRVMNKLLLCFNPFKRLSKGCIEITGLCNDALEAYPSFKTQANLICSFLKTLPRPACLVAHNGARFDFPLLVSHLKNSNEEIPSDILCVDSLEALRELDGLPRVPDFVLNRKSYNCTQKSNNAATSVQTIEGTFTPNDLLSSASIDQSPSDEVTPRKQPKLSVDEVSEWRREETTPNTKTHTDFPVVEQNIRRTLFTDPEDPSCTKNEIMNGALQSAEKLKCSCLRVCQCDGKDKLNPKPVTTTSVNGKGSIQSSYSLINIYRRLFGQAPEKSHSAEGDCLILLDILRTNAKEFCDWCNRNAVSLLSVERMY, from the exons ATGCTATG CGACTTCCGCAATTATATAGGTCATGAATTCCCGGAATTGATGGACTTGAATTTCTTATATGCAG AGACAACTGGATTACAAAGTCCTGGCAACAATCCCAGAATTACGGAGCTCTGTTTTGTAGCCTTACAGAAAGATGAACTTCTTAGTAAATGTCGTGAAATCAGAGTGATGAACAAACTTCTTCTTTGTTTCAACCCTTTTAAAAGGTTAAGTAAGGGTTGCATTGAAATTACAG gccTATGTAATGATGCTTTAGAAGCTTATCCTTCATTCAAAACACAAGCCAATTTGATCTGTTCATTTCTGAAAACATTGCCGCGGCCTGCATGTCTTGTAGCTCACAATGGAGCCAG ATTTGATTTCCCCCTCTTAGTGTCACACCTTAAAAATTCTAATGAAGAAATACCCTCGGATATACTGTGTGTTGATAGCTTGGAAGCATTAAGAGAGTTGGATGGTCTTCCACGTGTcccagattttgttttaaatagaaagTCTTATAACTGTACACAGAAAAGCAACAATGCTGCAACTTCTGTTCAAACTATAGAAGGTACATTTACCCCCAATGATTTACTTAGTAGTGCATCCATTGACCAAAGTCCGAGTGATGAGGTGACACCTAGGAAACAGCCAAAGCTGTCGGTAGATGAAGTTAGTGAGTGGAGAAGAGAGGAGACAACTCCAAATACTAAAACACATACTGATTTTCCTGTTGTTGAACAAAACATAAGACGTACTTTGTTTACTGATCCTGAAGACCCATCTTGcactaaaaatgaaattatgaATGGAGCGCTTCAATCAGCTGAGAAATTAAAATGCAGTTGCCTTAGAGTTTGTCAGTGTGATGGTAAAGATAAGCTTAACCCCAAACCTgttaccaccacttcagttaaTGGAAAAGGCAGCATTCAAAGTTCCTATTCACTGATCAACATATACAGACGCTTGTTTGGTCAAGCTCCAGAAAAAAGTCATTCAGCTGAAGGTGACTGCTTAATTTTGTTGGACATTCTTCGCACAAATGCTAAGGAATTTTGTGATTGGTGCAATAGGAATGCTGTTTCTTTGTTATCTGTTGAGCGCATGTATTAA
- the LOC106053328 gene encoding three-prime repair exonuclease 1-like isoform X2, with amino-acid sequence MNSSLSHNIKTLVMFDTETTGLQSPGNNPRITELCFVALQKDELLSKCREIRVMNKLLLCFNPFKRLSKGCIEITGLCNDALEAYPSFKTQANLICSFLKTLPRPACLVAHNGARFDFPLLVSHLKNSNEEIPSDILCVDSLEALRELDGLPRVPDFVLNRKSYNCTQKSNNAATSVQTIEGTFTPNDLLSSASIDQSPSDEVTPRKQPKLSVDEVSEWRREETTPNTKTHTDFPVVEQNIRRTLFTDPEDPSCTKNEIMNGALQSAEKLKCSCLRVCQCDGKDKLNPKPVTTTSVNGKGSIQSSYSLINIYRRLFGQAPEKSHSAEGDCLILLDILRTNAKEFCDWCNRNAVSLLSVERMY; translated from the exons ATGAATTCATCACTTAGCCATAATATTAAGACACTAGTCATGTTTGATACAGAGACAACTGGATTACAAAGTCCTGGCAACAATCCCAGAATTACGGAGCTCTGTTTTGTAGCCTTACAGAAAGATGAACTTCTTAGTAAATGTCGTGAAATCAGAGTGATGAACAAACTTCTTCTTTGTTTCAACCCTTTTAAAAGGTTAAGTAAGGGTTGCATTGAAATTACAG gccTATGTAATGATGCTTTAGAAGCTTATCCTTCATTCAAAACACAAGCCAATTTGATCTGTTCATTTCTGAAAACATTGCCGCGGCCTGCATGTCTTGTAGCTCACAATGGAGCCAG ATTTGATTTCCCCCTCTTAGTGTCACACCTTAAAAATTCTAATGAAGAAATACCCTCGGATATACTGTGTGTTGATAGCTTGGAAGCATTAAGAGAGTTGGATGGTCTTCCACGTGTcccagattttgttttaaatagaaagTCTTATAACTGTACACAGAAAAGCAACAATGCTGCAACTTCTGTTCAAACTATAGAAGGTACATTTACCCCCAATGATTTACTTAGTAGTGCATCCATTGACCAAAGTCCGAGTGATGAGGTGACACCTAGGAAACAGCCAAAGCTGTCGGTAGATGAAGTTAGTGAGTGGAGAAGAGAGGAGACAACTCCAAATACTAAAACACATACTGATTTTCCTGTTGTTGAACAAAACATAAGACGTACTTTGTTTACTGATCCTGAAGACCCATCTTGcactaaaaatgaaattatgaATGGAGCGCTTCAATCAGCTGAGAAATTAAAATGCAGTTGCCTTAGAGTTTGTCAGTGTGATGGTAAAGATAAGCTTAACCCCAAACCTgttaccaccacttcagttaaTGGAAAAGGCAGCATTCAAAGTTCCTATTCACTGATCAACATATACAGACGCTTGTTTGGTCAAGCTCCAGAAAAAAGTCATTCAGCTGAAGGTGACTGCTTAATTTTGTTGGACATTCTTCGCACAAATGCTAAGGAATTTTGTGATTGGTGCAATAGGAATGCTGTTTCTTTGTTATCTGTTGAGCGCATGTATTAA
- the LOC106053328 gene encoding three-prime repair exonuclease 1-like isoform X3, protein MNKLLLCFNPFKRLSKGCIEITGLCNDALEAYPSFKTQANLICSFLKTLPRPACLVAHNGARFDFPLLVSHLKNSNEEIPSDILCVDSLEALRELDGLPRVPDFVLNRKSYNCTQKSNNAATSVQTIEGTFTPNDLLSSASIDQSPSDEVTPRKQPKLSVDEVSEWRREETTPNTKTHTDFPVVEQNIRRTLFTDPEDPSCTKNEIMNGALQSAEKLKCSCLRVCQCDGKDKLNPKPVTTTSVNGKGSIQSSYSLINIYRRLFGQAPEKSHSAEGDCLILLDILRTNAKEFCDWCNRNAVSLLSVERMY, encoded by the exons ATGAACAAACTTCTTCTTTGTTTCAACCCTTTTAAAAGGTTAAGTAAGGGTTGCATTGAAATTACAG gccTATGTAATGATGCTTTAGAAGCTTATCCTTCATTCAAAACACAAGCCAATTTGATCTGTTCATTTCTGAAAACATTGCCGCGGCCTGCATGTCTTGTAGCTCACAATGGAGCCAG ATTTGATTTCCCCCTCTTAGTGTCACACCTTAAAAATTCTAATGAAGAAATACCCTCGGATATACTGTGTGTTGATAGCTTGGAAGCATTAAGAGAGTTGGATGGTCTTCCACGTGTcccagattttgttttaaatagaaagTCTTATAACTGTACACAGAAAAGCAACAATGCTGCAACTTCTGTTCAAACTATAGAAGGTACATTTACCCCCAATGATTTACTTAGTAGTGCATCCATTGACCAAAGTCCGAGTGATGAGGTGACACCTAGGAAACAGCCAAAGCTGTCGGTAGATGAAGTTAGTGAGTGGAGAAGAGAGGAGACAACTCCAAATACTAAAACACATACTGATTTTCCTGTTGTTGAACAAAACATAAGACGTACTTTGTTTACTGATCCTGAAGACCCATCTTGcactaaaaatgaaattatgaATGGAGCGCTTCAATCAGCTGAGAAATTAAAATGCAGTTGCCTTAGAGTTTGTCAGTGTGATGGTAAAGATAAGCTTAACCCCAAACCTgttaccaccacttcagttaaTGGAAAAGGCAGCATTCAAAGTTCCTATTCACTGATCAACATATACAGACGCTTGTTTGGTCAAGCTCCAGAAAAAAGTCATTCAGCTGAAGGTGACTGCTTAATTTTGTTGGACATTCTTCGCACAAATGCTAAGGAATTTTGTGATTGGTGCAATAGGAATGCTGTTTCTTTGTTATCTGTTGAGCGCATGTATTAA